aatgtgtttttaaatgtaatacaatacaaagagggtttttattaaaaatttccaACCatcatattttgtaaaaaaacttCTGACTGTCAGTGAACCAGCTGTTTCATCAGGGCTTCATTATCTTTTATCATCTTTCTGGAATGCAACAATGTGTCGCTTGTGCAATTTGCATttcctatctatctatttatcactaggaaataaaaaacacagaacaaaacACTAATTTATAAAACTAGGGGTGTATTTTCCTAAAAAGATTctgtttaaattatatacagatactaaaaaaaaaacattttaatattctgtacttttaaatttttactcattaatttattcatcttcagtaactgcTCTATCCTAGTCATGGTTATGGTGGATCCAGAGCCTATCCAAAAAACACTGAGCAAAGTCAgaaatacaccctggatggtaTACCAGTCCATCCCCTGCCACCACAtaccatacacaaacacactcttttGAGGGATGAGGGGACACCTACTGTAGACCATGTAACACGTAGACCATGTTACCTGagctcaagaaaaaaaacaagcagcttGGAGCTATGACGCATCAGCGCTAACTGCTGCTCCACTGTACTATTCttagtaataaatatattaacacTTCAATTTTATGTTGTTAATACAAGGAGCAATCTAATCTTAGTGCTAAAAAAAAGGATCAATTACTAGTAACAGAACTTGTGCAGACCCTGTGAATTTCATCTTCTATAAACTTGATACCTGATGAACATGACTAGCATTCAAAGTAAATGCTTACATTTAGTAAGTAGTCTTATGCTTATGAATCAGTCTCAGAGTCTTCCTTTGGTCTGGTAGGTCCTCCTGCTGTGTGTACAGTTGCCATCTGCTGAGATTGCATTTTATACTCCAATAACTGCAAACTTCAACAGCTTCCACCAGAATGCTCCTTGTGCTCTGAAATGTGTGTGGCTTTAAAAATTCCTCCAATCAATCTTTGGCATTCTTGTCCCTCATCATAACCCACTTTGGAGTCCTGACAAGCAGCAGCACCAGAGCTGTGAGAGCCAGCAAGACACCAAGGGTTGGTGGCCCACATGGGCTGATTTCCTGAGTCAGGCCGGAAAGCAGCGGGGCCAATATGCGCCCGACTGCTGTCACCGATTGTCCCGCCCCAATCAGGGTGCCACTGGCCCTTGCACTTCCTCCACGCTGCAGTTCCAGGACTGTAATGCAGGTACGCCCCACGCTGGTAGAAATAGCAAAGAATGTAGAGGAAAGCACTACGTGCCATATGCTCCCAGCTGCAGCATACAGTAAGATCAAAGAGCATGTGAATGCTGTGGAGTGTATCAGCAGTGCAGACATGTTACCACTGTATAAACGAGTCATTGGGCCCATCAGGAACCCAGCCAGTGCACCCAGCATGCTGCTGTAGCTGATCATGTAACCTGTCAATTTGGGTTTCAAATCAAAACGCTCCTCCATGGCCAGAGAGAAGTTACTATGGTAAAGCATGACTGCCAGCCCCATTAATAGACGCAGCAGGAACACATCCCACATGTCAGAAGAGGCCACCATGCGAATTTGTACTCCTACTGAGGTCAACTGCTGTACAGCTATATTACCCCAGTCCTTGCACAGAGATCCAGCAGAATAAGGGGTTTTAGTGGTAGAGGGACTACCATGGTGGTTCCCATCGCAATTTCTCAGTCTGTCATTTTGTTGTCTGCTTTTACTGTTCCTGTTTGGGTCTAAATGTTGGGTTAGGATCTCACTCCACGGCAACATCCAGACCAAAGCTGAGAgtgataggaaaagaaaaaaaacatctaaataaGTCCACAGAGCAGATTGTTTCATAACACGTATAACTTCTCAATCAGAAGTTAAATGTATAATAGTACATACAAGTTGATTAGTAGGACAGACATACTCTTTGTTTAACATAATTTCTACCTGCATTAAGGAGGAAGATAGCTGCACAGACAAAGGAGGACATATAAAATCCTCCCTCGTGTTCAGTGAGGTAGCCTCCTACCACTGGGCCCAGGATGAATCCCACACTGGAAGCTGCATTAAAGTGACCCATAACCAGAGGGCGCTCTGTTTCCGACACTATGTCTGATATTAACGCTCGGCAAATGGAAATTGAGTGTTTAAAAAGCCCTGTGGAGAAGATTAAAAAACCACTGAACAATACAAGCATCGTACAAGACTGATGTATACAACTTTAAAAATGATTCTGCATGCACGGTTAGCAGTACATCAAGACAACATCAATCAATTAAAAGAGTTATAcaattaaaagcttttaaatatatccaaaatttacaaaactaaaatacaaaatactgtaagactggtaaaaatagtatttCAGAAAATTTGAGTATTGGTTATATTCAGTGAAAGAcaattacagtatgtctatATCCCAGTGACAGCACAAATGAGCCCAGCAAATACAACAcggataaacaaaaaaactgacaaGAAAATGTATTCTGTCTCACAGGACAATTTGTAagctatttttaataaagtattGATCAATTATTGATATAAATTGTTATACATGTATGTTGTTAAACAGAATGCTATAAGTATCAGAATTTAGGTCACATGACAGTCTTTCAAGCTATCTGTGGTTGGGTGAATCACAATCACAATGACTTCAAATCTTTATGTACATGGTGTCTTATATAGTGTAAAGACAAAGCCTTCAATAAATCGAAGAGGGTATGAATAggcaataaaaagcaaaaaattaaattgaatgtttAACTCTCTTAGGTTCacttttacaataaaaacagtgaatgtttttccaaatattttgtttaaaaagtgcTCTTATAAAAATATGGATGCAAAATCAGTGTTTGGAAGTCTAAAATGAGCTTTTTGTACTGacatacttattattatttattatataaataataaataataatattaatgctttttatttatctatataggTGCCTTTTTAGTCACCCAAGGTCGCCATAAATATCAACCAAGGGATAAATTAAGAACATTGAGCAGTAAATAACAAATAAGACATAAATACAGTGCATCACTTTGTCCACATTTTATTATGTCAGCATGTGTTATGTAAAGCGGCAGAAATTTTTCCTTCctcagatttgtgcctcgagacaattcTGTCTCAAaagtctacagacaattccttggacttcatgcttggttagtgctctgacatgaactgtcaactgtgggaccttaaaTAGACAGGTGAGTGCCTTTTCAagtcatgtccaatcaactgaatttaccacaggtggactctaattaagctgcagaaacatctcaaggatgatcaggggaaacaggatgcgcctgagctcaattttgagcttcatggcaaaggctataaatacttatgtacatgtgctttctcttttttgttttataaattttcaaaaatctaaagtaaaccttttttctaaaatacgtttttttgttgtcattatggggtgttgtgtgtagaattctgagaaaaaaaaaattaaatctattttggaataaggctgtgacataaaatgtggaaaaagtgatgcatgttaaatactttccggatgcactgtatatacacctAATCCTGTGTGTACTATCCTGTATGTATCAAATCAGAAATTACTTCTTATCTTAGATTTGTAGATGCAACATACCCACTGGTATTCGGGCCAGCACAAACAGGGCAATGGAAGTGGACATGCCTAGGAGGCTGTAACCGAAAGCACTGAGCAAAAGGCATGTCAGTAAAGAAAAGCGTCTCCCCACTACATCACTCCAGCTGCCCTGACAAATGAAGGTTacaaggaaaaagaaaacataagaacaatgtgacaatgttttattttcctccAAAAGTTGTCTTTTTCACCAAATCACTAGTCTTACACAAAGTCActagcaaaatataaaaacaattttacgAATAACATTCTGCATACTGGGTGATAAGGCAAAGCAGTTTTCAGCTCATGAAAGCACGATTGCCTAAATAGGAGTTGATGAGAGTCCTAgctggcagcacggtggtgtagtggttagcactgtcgccttgcacccccagggtccgggttcaattcctatctttgagtccaaagacatgtaggttaggttaattagtgttctcaaattgcccatagtgtgtga
The DNA window shown above is from Clarias gariepinus isolate MV-2021 ecotype Netherlands chromosome 5, CGAR_prim_01v2, whole genome shotgun sequence and carries:
- the mfsd9 gene encoding major facilitator superfamily domain-containing protein 9, with product MNHSECNHLQKPKRPAWIIQCIYIVGFMDLFGVSMIIPLLSHHVKALGASPIVSGIVGSTYGVLQLFSSTIVGSWSDVVGRRFSLLTCLLLSAFGYSLLGMSTSIALFVLARIPVGLFKHSISICRALISDIVSETERPLVMGHFNAASSVGFILGPVVGGYLTEHEGGFYMSSFVCAAIFLLNAALVWMLPWSEILTQHLDPNRNSKSRQQNDRLRNCDGNHHGSPSTTKTPYSAGSLCKDWGNIAVQQLTSVGVQIRMVASSDMWDVFLLRLLMGLAVMLYHSNFSLAMEERFDLKPKLTGYMISYSSMLGALAGFLMGPMTRLYSGNMSALLIHSTAFTCSLILLYAAAGSIWHVVLSSTFFAISTSVGRTCITVLELQRGGSARASGTLIGAGQSVTAVGRILAPLLSGLTQEISPCGPPTLGVLLALTALVLLLVRTPKWVMMRDKNAKD